The proteins below come from a single Danio aesculapii chromosome 23, fDanAes4.1, whole genome shotgun sequence genomic window:
- the tnnc2.2 gene encoding troponin C, skeletal muscle, translating to MTDAQQEARSYLSEEMLAEFKAAFDMFDTDGGGDISTKELGTVMRMLGQNPTREELEEIIEEVDEDGSGSIDFEEFLVMMVRLLKEDQAGKSEEELAECFRVLDKNGDGYIDRDEFAEIIRSTGESISEEEIDELLKDGDKNNDGMLDFDEFLKMMENVQ from the exons ATG ACTGACGCGCAACAGGAGGCCCGCTCATATCTGAGCGAGGAAATGCTTGCCG AGTTCAAGGCTGCCTTCGACATGTTCGACACTGACGGTGGCGGTGATATCAGCACCAAGGAGTTGGGTACTGTCATGAGGATGTTGGGTCAGAATCCAACCAGAGAGGAGCTGGAAGAAATCATCGAGGAGGTCGATGAAGACG GCAGCGGCTCCATCGACTTTGAGGAGTTCTTGGTCATGATGGTGAGACTCCTTAAGGAGGACCAGGCTGGCAAGAGCGAGGAAGAGTTGGCCGAATGCTTCCGTGTGCTGGACAA GAATGGCGATGGCTACATCGACAGAGATGAGTTTGCTGAGATCATCCGCAGCACTGGTGAATCCATCTCAGAGGAGGAGATCGATGAGCTGCTTAAAGACGGAGACAAAAACAACGATGGCATGCTGGACTTTGATG AATTCCTCAAGATGATGGAGAACGTGCAGTAA